The genomic stretch CTGTACTTGCATGTGGACAGAGGCAGCGGGACGGAGCGATGGGTCAGTTGTCTTGcatgggcagggagagaaggaggtCGTGCAAAAAAACATTACACTGCAAGCAGAATGGGTTAGAATGTAAaagatttattaatttaatcCGAAGCATTAAAAGGTCATGTATTAATCAAAGAGATGCTTAAAACTGTCAAAGTCCTTTCTCAGGTTTGAAGTGCATCTCTATAGTtatcataaaatatatatatcagtCTGGCATCGAGccctcagcagggctgggagcgaGGGTGAGGAGCAAAGCAAAGTGCTTTGCAGCACAGTCCTTGTGGagcagcacccacgggtgcccAGCACCCCCGTGCTGAGCTGGGTGCCTTGTGGGTCACCCCGCTTGTCCCCAGGCCTGGCTTTGTCCCCCCTCCACTCAGGCTTGCGCCCTGTGGTTGTTCCCGGGTGGTTCGGGGTGGAGGTGGGAATATGGATGCGATGGGTTTGGGAGTGGGGTCGTCTCCTTGCCCCCGCTTCAGAGAGGGGCTGATGGGCACGGGCATGCTCACGGTCACAGTGACGGTCACCGGCAGCTCCCGGCCGCGCCAGGCAGCACTGGGGCGTGGGAGCGATGCCCACGCCACCCGTGTCACCACTCCGCGGGTGCTCAGCCCCGCCGGCATCTCTTTTTACGGCGGGAGGGGGACAGCGGAGgcgtgtccccagggccacccggGTCACCCGGGCACcctgtcccctctcccagcCAAGTGCTGTGTCAGCAGCGTTGGCGTGGACCTACGCTACCATCTAGCGGCTGCTTTACCGAGCCGGGGCCACCGCTGTCCCCGGCTCTCAGCCCGTGTCCCCGCGCCCTGCAGACGGCTCCCCGGGGAGTCCGGTCCCCCGTGCCCCCCAAATCTGGGGGGGCAAAGGTCCCACTTGCCATCACCCTTGTCAGGATCAGGCCAGCGGGGTGATCTGCCTGGGTTTGTCCACAGAGAGCTCGGGTTGGCTTGGCAGGGGGGTGGTGGCAGCATCCCAAaagccaccagctccccagaGTGGGCTCAGGGGGTTTGGAGGTAGCAAGGTGCAGCGGGGGAGATCTGGGGTGCATGGGTGCGGTGGGTGTTTAATGGGCAAAAGGTATTTGCTGCGTTGCTGGGATGCAGAGCTGCCTTTATGGAGAGCAGAGTCCAGAGACCCCCATTGGACTGGGGGGGATCGTGCCCTCCAGCATCTGTGGAGGATTTTGGGCCAGGCAGATTTTACCCTGATAAATGTAACTGCAGCAGAAGAGCCCCAACCCTCCCTGAATTCCAGCCCCACGCTGCCCCAGAGCCGCAGCAAAATTTATCCCCAGTACAACCATTTCTGAGCAGCTCCGACCGGCATCGTGCCCCGGGCAGAGCGAGactcctcctgcaccccctcCCCATCCGCCTGGGTCTGCGGTGTCACCCGACTGTCCCCACCCTCGCTTCACCCAGGAAACCTCCATCCCCAAATCCTGCTGCTCCCCGGTCGCTGTCACAGATGCTGCTGCGTCTCTTCCCAAAtctcagttgtttttttcacGGAAAAACATGTCCCCTCCCAGTGactggtgctgagctgctgggtGACTGCAGATAAGTCCCTCTGCACCTCAGTTTCCCCTGTGGGGACACGGTCCCTGCAGGCCTGGACCAGCCAGTCTCAAGCCTGGTCAAGCCTAAAGCCACATTCTTGGCCATTTTCCACTGTTGTTTGGCCACCGCCGCCACGGGGACACAGCTCTGATCCGCGACCCAGCAGCTCTGCGGGCTCCGCCGGTCCCTGGGGAGCTTGGGCtgaaggggacagggacagacctgCTCCCCAGGCCTGTTTTGGGTGGGGATGGCTCCTTCCCGGTCGCAAGGGAGGCACGGCTCCCGGCGGGGTGAGGGGACCCCGAGGGGAGGTGACAGCGCCGTGGCTCCTTCACGCCAGGGTCTGCGGCGCCGCCATCTGCAGCGGTCTCACACCTGCGCCCACCGCGTGTTTGGCACCGGGTGGACACGTTCGCTCCAGggcccccccaggcccccccgtGAGCTCCTGCCACGCTCGCCTGGCCCCAGGCTGGCACGGCGCGGGCAGAGCAGCCAGCCGGAGCGGGACCGGGCAGggtttgcaggcaggagcaAGGAAAACAAGTCTGGGCACGATGGGGGGATCCTGCAGAGTGTTGGGGGGGGTCTTAATCCCTCAGCCTCATGGATTCGGCCCCCACTGCAGGCAGGGGAGGTGACGCTGAGCTGCGTTTGCCTCCCGGCTGGAAgatgctgcagccagggctcgGCTCTGCGGTGCTGCCAGCGCTGCTGCAGGGACCGGGAGGGGACAGGGCCACCCAGAGCCCCCGCGGCTGcgtgctgagctctgccctccccagcacccacggcCACGCTCTCCCTGAGCACCCCACCCAGGCTCTGCGGTGAAAATCCACCTCGCAGCACctttggggggtcccagccccctcccccgcccccccatgGCTCCTGGGTGGTGGCACACGGGGCTCTGTGATGGTGGCCCCAGAAGCAGGCAGGTGGCCGTGCCCCGTGTCAGTCATTGGTCCCTCTGCCTCTGGTCGATGCAGCCCAGCATTAACATAAAATCGATGTCCTCTCTCCTGCCCAGCCTGCGGTCACCCCGGGGTGACACCCTTTAACCCCTTCGCCCCCGCCTTGGGGCACCCGTGGAGGGAGAAAGCAGAAGGACAGAAGGACGGAGGCCAGGACGGGTGTCCCTCCCTTCGGCCCTTTCACGCGGGTCCCTGCAGCCTTGGGCGCCGCTCTCTGTCCCCAAGAGCTTTCAAAGGGCAAAACTGGGGACAGACCACAGTGACGTGCCCATGGTCCCACAGGGGCTGACACAGTCCCAGAGCTGCCGGGGGGGGGTGACGGTGATGCTGCCATGTCTATGGGGTGGCCCAtgtccccctccagccccacagcccagggtgcccagccccaggcgtgggggtgacacagccagtGGCTGCAATCTGGCATGTCCCCAAACCCGCTGGCGTTGGCCCTGCGCCCCCCTCCCTGCACGACCCCCCCcggctggggcaggggccagtcccCCCTTCCCACCAGTGCTGGGGAATTCATTAACTGGCCACAGCTGGGTCCTGCTGGGGAGGCCAAGCTGCAGGAGAATTAACCCCttcctgtccccccccaggcaCAGGACCCCCCCATGGTCACACAGAGGAGGGGACCAGCAGCTCCCCCCGGCCACACACTGCCCAGGgaccccccgctccccgctaATTAAACCCAGGCTGCTGCCTCATTAACGCACATGGccggggggcagcaggaggggacgGTCCCTGCTGGGGGGCTGCCCTGCGGGGGGGTGGGGCGCAGCTTTGTGAACCCAAATGCTTCCCCACCCCTTTTTCCCAAGTTTTTGTTTGCAAggggagctggtgctgcagccccaaatggcctggggacagcgggggggcatttctctgctctgtgtCACAGAGGTGCCCCCCCATGCCCTGCGGGGGGAGGATCCAGCCCTCAGTCCTGGCTTGACTCAACCTGGCCTGGAGCTCCCCTGGGTGGGgatgggtgccccccaccctgaATCTTGCAATCCAGGGTTGTCCCCCCAGCTCTAGCacccctgccccccccagcctgtgcccatcccccgccagggcagcccctctcCCTGAGGGGGGGGCAGAAGGACCCACACTCCCCCCACTTGTtagaaaggttttatttctctctatttACAgactggatttaaaaaaaaaataaacaacaaatcCCTCCTGTTCCCTTTTCTGCCCACCCCTCCCAGACGGCACTCCTGCCCCCCTAAAAATGGGGTGCCTAGGGGGGCACCAGGAGCCAGCTGGCAGGGTGACACCCCCCCCAACACCATCACATTCACATTGTGCCCCGAgtcccccccagcagccccgtTAACACTCGGTGCAGGGGTTTGGGCCGAGCTGCAGCCGGGACCCCCCCGAGCGCCGTGGGGTGACCCCGTCCCGtaccccccccgccccacacgGGGCAGCGGGAAGCAGCCCCTGGAGCAGAGCTGATCCCCAAAACCCGGGGACCTGGTCCCCCCAGGACCCCTTGTCACCCCCCCACAGTGCAAGCAGAGGTTTATGGCTTTCAGGATTTGGCTCTGCTgtaaggaaatgaaataaaagagtgggggggggtgggaaggagatCCCCCAGATACAGGGATCCCTGAGGGTgaggtggctgctggggtgAAGGATATAAAAtcttataaattaaaaatatcaagtGGGGGGGTTGAGGTGACCTTCCCCAGGTCAGCGCGAGGATTTGGGGGCCTGAACCCCCCCAGGTGCGCAGAGCTGAGCTGAGGGAGAGGAGACTGGTATGGGGAGAGCCCCCCCGAGgcctctgctgctgcggggtgtctgggggggcaCAGTGGGGTCCCCCCCAGCCAAAGCACTTCTCGGATTCAAAGCTGGGTGTGAAGGCAGCAAgagaggggtttggggtgctgggtgggGGGCACAGCTTTACCCCTTTTTTAGTCCAAAATCCTTGTGCAAAGCCCCCTGtcctccccaggacacccccaaACAGACATTTATGAGGGGCAACACAGGCAACAGGAGCAACAACCCCCCTGCAAAAAGAGGGAGATTCACCCCAAATCCACCGCAGAGCTTGGCTGGGGGGGTGACAGCGCCGGGTCACTGGTTGTCCCCCGGCTGGTACTGGGGCTCGGTGGCCGTGAAATAGTCCTCGAGGAAGGACTGGAGGTACTCGAAGGTGGGGCGCTCCTCGGGGTCCCGCTTCCAGCACTGCACCATCACCTCGTGCAGGGATGGGGGGCAGCTCCCTGGGCACGGCATGCGGTACCCCCgctccacctgctccagcacctcccgGTTGTTCATCCCTGTGCGACAAGGATgcagtggggaaactgaggcacgccAAGGAAGGCAGCGGCATCGCGCCAGGGTTTGGATAGGGAGCCCAGCTTGAGGCTGGTGTGGctgatggggaaactgaggcacgcgGCAAGCCCGGGGAGGGCGAGCCCCTGCGCTCCGCTGCCCCGTACCTGGGTAGGGCACCCGGCCTTTGGTCACCAGCTCGGTCAGGAGGATGCCGAAGGACCAGACGTCCGACTTGATGGTGAACTTCCCGAAAAGCGCAGCCTCCGGGGCCGTCCACTTGATGGGGAATTTGGCACCTGCAAGGGGAGGCAGGTGAGCCACGGCCGGGGCACCCCGCTGCACCGAGGGTACCCCAAAAATGGGGCAAACAGCACTGGGGACACCTTGCACCTGGTGTCCTGCACCCAGGGTACCCTGCGCTGGGAGGAACCTGCACTGGGACACCATATACCCAGCACCCAATGTACCTTCTGCCTCGGGTACCCCACGCATGGGGCACCCAGCACTGGGGGCACCCTGCACCTGGGGCACCCATCATCTGGGGCACCCATCATCTGGGGAACCCATCCCCTGGGACACCCGTTATCTGGGAAATCCATCACCCAGTGTACCCATCATCTGGGGTATCTGTTACCCAGAATACTCATTCCCTGGGGTACCCATCACCCAGGGCACCCAGCTCTGGGGGTGACCAGCTCCAGGCGCAGGGTGGGAGGCAGCCCGGAGGGGCTAGGGCAGGGGTCCCCCCCAGCTCACCCTGCCGCGCCGTGTACTCGTTGTCCTCAATGAGGCGCGCGAGGCCGAAGTCAGCGATCTTGCACACCAGGTTGTCTCCCACCAGGATGTTGGCGGCGCGGAGATCCCGGTGGATGTAGTTCATCCGCTCGATATACGCCATGCCCGCCGCGATCTGGGGGTGGAGCAGTGAGGACCCCCCCATTTGCACCCCATGGGGGGAACCCCACCCCGTCCCAGTCTCCCCAGTACCTGGGCAGCCATGTCCACCAGCTGGGGCAGCTTCAGGTACCGGCCGTCCCCGTCCTTTAGGAAATCCAGCAAGCTGCCTGCGGGCAGAGGGTGCATGTTAAAGCATCCAAAAAACAGCTGTGCCCACCCAAGGGTGCCCTCCCCTGcgagcccccagccctgggaccaGCTCGCTGTCCCCCCCAGCTGCACCCAGGCAGGGTGAGGATTAAAGAAAAtccggggggggacacacccCTGCTCACCCTGGCTCATGAACTCGGTGACGATGTAGATGGGCTCCTCGGACACCACGGCGTAGAGCTGCACCAGCTTGTCGTGCCGCAGCCGCTTCATGATCTGCGCCTCCTCCAGGAAAGCCTCAGGGGACATCGTGCCCGGCTTCAGCGTCTTCACCGCCACCTTCGTGGTGCCATTCCACGTGCCTGGGCCGGGGAGACGGGGTCACCAGGAGCCCAGGGGATGGATGGCCCTGGCAGGGCCGGGATGGAGGGGtgtggggatggatggatggatggatgcaggGATGTATGGGGAGATGCATGCAGGGATGGCGGATCAAGGAAATCAGGGCGATGCAGGGATGGAGGATCAAGGAGATCAGGGCAGGGCAAGAAAGGGGCGTTACGCCACCATACCCCACCCAGGACAAGGAGGCCCCCTCGCCCTGTGACATGGGGACAAGCCACCCGTGAGCTCATCTAATGCCCACCTTACCCCACGCGCACCCCTCCACGGGGGAGTCTGTGCCCAAGCTGCCATCACCCCCACAGCAGCGGGTACCACCTGGCACCCCGCGGTGCTGCtcctgtcccccatgtcccccccgccacccccggcCGGCCGGGCCAGCCTTACCCATCCACACGTCTCCAAAACATCCCATGCCGAGTTTCTGGTCGAGGCTGATGGATTCCCGCGCTATTTCCCAGGCGTCCTTAGCTAATCCCAGGGTCTGGGGCTTCATAGCGGGGCACGGGCGGGTGAGCAGATGGCACAACCCATCGTTATACTCtgcggggaggggaaggggagggggaggatggagggaggggTGCGATGGGATGAATGGAGCATGCACGCCGAGCGAGGGAGCACAGGGCaatggaggaagaggatgatGGGGAGGGGACCCCCCGGCCTGGTTTTGTCTCCTGTTTGTGGTCCTATCTGAAACagggggagctgcttgcccgTGCACGGATGTCACCGGCATCCTGGGGTACCCAGGATGACACTGGTGTAgctcagcctgtcccagcaggcaggaacccTTCCCTGGGGGGTGTTCCAGGCCTGGGGGTGCCCCCGTCACCCCTCCTGCTCGCCCCGGCTTGCCCGCCGGGCCCTACCCATCCACACTTCCCCGAACTGCCCGTTGCCCAGTTTcttgaggagctggagggacTCGCGGGGGATCTCCCACACGTCTTTGGTTTTGACCGAGAGGTCGGCCAGCTTGGGCGTCCCTTTGTGGCACGGCACGGCCAGGCGGCAGCACAGCCCGGCCGCCCGCTCTGCGGCaccgggggggacaggggacaggtGTCAgcccccacagggaccccccccagccctttGCCCCCACCCGCTGTCCCGGGCATTGCCCAGGCTCCTGCGTGGTCCAGCCACCCCCAAAGATAAATGGCGTGCACTCCCGTCTGCCTCccccaggggtgtccctgcACCCCCTTGGGCAGAGCCGGACCCCCAGTCTACCCCCCAGGGATGCCCACCCAGACCCAGGGGCTCTTTACCTCGTCCAGAGAGGCCGGGTGCTCCCCGCACCGAGGACACAGAAGAGGGGGGACCCCCAGGAGGTCCCCCTAATGCCACCACCAGTACAGCCCCCTCCTTCTCCAGTTAACCCAGTTAGCCCAGCTGGCTGTCCTTGGCAAAGAGTCTCCTGGGctttccccatccctccccatcacccccccatggccccccgTCCCACCCTACCAATATAATGCTGGACCAGCTGCTGGACAGTGTCGAACTGGGCGCGGGTGGTGATGTAGTAACCCCCGTTGTCCAGTTTCCGAATCTTATAGTGCTTGACGTGGTCGCCCTTGGCCTCGTCCCAGTCCCGGATGGAGAGCGAGTAGGCACCTACGTGGGGACACGGGTCAGGGAGGGGCGTGGGGCAcagccccggtgtccccagccctgtccccagccctgtccctgcaccTTTCGTGGTCTCACTCTCCCGGATGAGGAAGGTGCCCCTGCAGTTGCCGTGGCA from Caloenas nicobarica isolate bCalNic1 chromosome 23, bCalNic1.hap1, whole genome shotgun sequence encodes the following:
- the FGR gene encoding tyrosine-protein kinase Fgr isoform X2, which gives rise to MGCVHCKEKGSGKGQVGGEEGTPLPPASQYDPDPTQPGAAFTRIPDFNNFHSTTVPSAPSFAGPGGFTPNSLQMRSGGITGGGVTLFIALYDYEARTEDDLSFQKGEKFHIINNTEGDWWEARSLSSGTTGYIPSNYVAPVDSIQAEEWYFGKIGRKDAERQLLCHGNCRGTFLIRESETTKGAYSLSIRDWDEAKGDHVKHYKIRKLDNGGYYITTRAQFDTVQQLVQHYIEYNDGLCHLLTRPCPAMKPQTLGLAKDAWEIARESISLDQKLGMGCFGDVWMGTWNGTTKVAVKTLKPGTMSPEAFLEEAQIMKRLRHDKLVQLYAVVSEEPIYIVTEFMSQGSLLDFLKDGDGRYLKLPQLVDMAAQIAAGMAYIERMNYIHRDLRAANILVGDNLVCKIADFGLARLIEDNEYTARQGAKFPIKWTAPEAALFGKFTIKSDVWSFGILLTELVTKGRVPYPGMNNREVLEQVERGYRMPCPGSCPPSLHEVMVQCWKRDPEERPTFEYLQSFLEDYFTATEPQYQPGDNQ
- the FGR gene encoding tyrosine-protein kinase Fgr isoform X1 translates to MGCVHCKEKGSGKGQVGGEEGTPLPPASQYDPDPTQPGAAFTRIPDFNNFHSTTVPSAPSFAGPGGFTPNSLQMRSGGITGGGVTLFIALYDYEARTEDDLSFQKGEKFHIINNTEGDWWEARSLSSGTTGYIPSNYVAPVDSIQAEEWYFGKIGRKDAERQLLCHGNCRGTFLIRESETTKGAYSLSIRDWDEAKGDHVKHYKIRKLDNGGYYITTRAQFDTVQQLVQHYIERAAGLCCRLAVPCHKGTPKLADLSVKTKDVWEIPRESLQLLKKLGNGQFGEVWMGTWNGTTKVAVKTLKPGTMSPEAFLEEAQIMKRLRHDKLVQLYAVVSEEPIYIVTEFMSQGSLLDFLKDGDGRYLKLPQLVDMAAQIAAGMAYIERMNYIHRDLRAANILVGDNLVCKIADFGLARLIEDNEYTARQGAKFPIKWTAPEAALFGKFTIKSDVWSFGILLTELVTKGRVPYPGMNNREVLEQVERGYRMPCPGSCPPSLHEVMVQCWKRDPEERPTFEYLQSFLEDYFTATEPQYQPGDNQ